A DNA window from Acetobacter aceti NBRC 14818 contains the following coding sequences:
- a CDS encoding TolC family protein produces MALVSGGVATADDTTAIPATLHDVIAAAWTNDPAQNDLATQEAGAKKRQRAAKSWFAGGPSVDAQYYDDRPSGRNYAYRTTQVGLSVPLWLPGQGTATEHVAEADAQAAVVQKDVAHMAVAIRATDAIGAVLLAERRRSAMDSTLAALRRMARAVRASSHAGESTSAEQQAVDARIALSESDRNAIDEEVEAGQANLDILTGHPTKAGLSEIDTHWPLFLRATARPWSEANDPRVRAAHQSVTVATEQDHLAAHSYMPNPEIGVGVINQGQYGSPWDTQVGVSLRMPIPSDVTSVPVRTAAQSALSTAIRQEIATQRTVRAEMARVQAHLKNTSASIVSTAQAAHEMLVRADAMERSWRSGETSLIEALRARMDAYNALLTFSQAEIDHRIAIVRTVIALGYIP; encoded by the coding sequence ATGGCTTTGGTGTCGGGTGGCGTGGCCACAGCCGACGATACGACAGCGATTCCCGCCACCTTGCATGATGTCATCGCAGCAGCATGGACGAATGATCCTGCCCAGAATGATCTCGCGACTCAGGAAGCTGGGGCAAAGAAACGCCAGCGTGCCGCGAAATCCTGGTTCGCAGGTGGGCCATCGGTCGATGCTCAATATTATGACGACAGACCCAGCGGCCGTAACTATGCGTACCGCACGACACAGGTGGGTCTCTCCGTTCCTCTCTGGCTGCCAGGACAAGGAACGGCAACTGAGCATGTGGCTGAAGCCGATGCACAGGCCGCTGTAGTACAGAAGGATGTCGCCCATATGGCGGTGGCCATTCGTGCCACGGATGCCATCGGGGCTGTCCTGCTCGCCGAGCGACGGCGATCTGCCATGGATTCCACACTGGCTGCGTTGCGACGCATGGCCAGGGCCGTGCGGGCATCGAGCCATGCAGGAGAGAGCACATCGGCGGAACAGCAGGCGGTGGATGCGCGGATCGCTCTTTCGGAAAGCGATCGCAATGCCATCGACGAGGAAGTCGAGGCCGGCCAGGCCAATCTGGATATTCTGACCGGCCATCCGACGAAAGCCGGTCTGTCGGAAATCGACACGCACTGGCCGCTATTCCTGCGAGCGACCGCGCGGCCATGGAGCGAGGCGAACGACCCGCGCGTGCGTGCGGCTCACCAGAGCGTCACGGTCGCCACGGAACAGGATCATCTTGCCGCTCACAGTTATATGCCCAATCCGGAAATCGGCGTCGGCGTGATCAATCAGGGCCAGTACGGTTCGCCATGGGACACGCAGGTTGGGGTCAGTCTCAGGATGCCGATCCCAAGTGACGTCACATCGGTTCCCGTGAGAACGGCCGCTCAGAGTGCGCTTTCCACCGCCATCCGGCAGGAGATCGCCACCCAGAGGACCGTCAGGGCCGAGATGGCGCGCGTCCAGGCACATCTGAAAAACACATCGGCCTCGATCGTCAGTACGGCTCAGGCCGCGCACGAGATGCTTGTGCGCGCGGACGCCATGGAGCGGTCGTGGCGATCCGGTGAAACATCACTCATAGAGGCGCTTCGTGCCCGCA